One window of the Athene noctua chromosome 5, bAthNoc1.hap1.1, whole genome shotgun sequence genome contains the following:
- the DMAP1 gene encoding DNA methyltransferase 1-associated protein 1 isoform X4, whose protein sequence is MATGADVRDILELGGVESENTGTINKKDIINSDKKKSKKSSETLTFKRPEGMHREVYALLYSDKKDAPPLLPSDTTQGYRTVKAKLGSKKVRPWKWMPFTNPARKDGAMFYHWRRAAEEGKDYPFARFNKTVQVPVYSEQEYQMYLHDDAWTKAETDHLFDLARRFDLRFVVIHDRYDHQQFKKRSVEDLKERYYHICAKLANIRAAPGTDLKIPVFDAGHERRRKEQLERLYNRTPEQVAEEEYLIQELRKIETRKKEREKRTQDLQKLITAADTTTEQRRAERKAPKKKLPQKKETEKPAVPETAGIKFPDFKSAGVTLRSQRMKLPSSVGQKKIKALEQMLMELGVDLNPMPTEEIVQMFNELRSDLVLLYELKQAFANCEYELQMLRHRYEALAKAGSIGPLSVEGTHPDGQAGLGIEEGKGDAKDQIIDVVGAPLTPNSRK, encoded by the exons ATGGCGACGGGTGCAGATGTGCGGGATATCCTGGAGCTGGGCGGTGTAGAGTCGGAGAACACAGGCACCATCAACAAAAAGGATATCATCAACTCGGACAAG aaaaaatccAAGAAATCTTCAGAGACATTAACATTTAAGAGACCAGAAGGAATGCACCGAGAAGTTTATGCACTCCTCTACTCTGACAAAAA GGATGCACCTCCACTGCTGCCAAGTGATACAACTCAGGGTTATCGAACAGTCAAAGCAAAACTGGGGTCCAAGAAAGTCCGGCCTTGGAAGTGGATGCCTTTCACCAACCCAGCGAGAAAAGATGGCGCAATGTTCTACCACTGGaggagagcagcagaggaagggaaggacTACCCTTTTGCCAGGTTCAATAAA ACAGTGCAGGTACCTGTCTACTCGGAGCAGGAGTACCAGATGTATCTCCATGATGATGCGTGGACCAAAGCTGAGACAGACCACCTCTTTGACCTGGCTCGGCGTTTTGATCTGCGCTTTGTGGTGATTCATGACCGCTATGATCACCAGCAGTTCAAG AAAAGATCAGTGGAGGACCTAAAGGAACGATATTATCACATCTGTGCCAAGTTGGCTAATATTCGTGCAGCGCCGGGCACAGACTTGAAAATCCCAGTCTTCGATGCTGGCCATGAGAGGCGAAGGAAGGAACAACTGGAAAGACTGTATAATAGGACACCAGAGCAG GTGGCAGAAGAAGAATACCTGATCCAGGAGCTCCGCAAAATTGAAaccaggaagaaagagagagaaaagagaaccCAAGACCTACAGAAGCTCATCACAGCTGCTGACACCACCACTGAGCAGAGACGTGCTGAGCGCAAGGCTCCCAAGAAGAAACTGCCAcagaagaaagagacagagaagcct GCTGTTCCTGAGACTGCTGGCATCAAGTTTCCTGACTTCAAATCTGCAGGTGTCACGCTGCGAAGCCAGAGG ATGAAACTGCCAAGCTCGGTGGGACAGAAGAAGATTAAAGCCCTGGAGCAGATGCTGATGGAACTCGGAGTAG ATCTCAACCCTATGCCCACAGAGGAGATCGTGCAGATGTTCAATGAGCTGCGGAGCGACCTGGTGCTGCTGTATGAGCTGAAGCAAGCCTTTGCCAACTGTGAATACGAGCTGCAGATGTTACGGCACCGCTATGAAGCCCTGGCCAAAGCTGGTAGTATTGGCCCCCTCAGTGTGGAAGGCACTCATCCAGATGGCCAGGcagggctcggcatcgaggagggcaaGGGAGATGCCAAGGACCAGATCATTGATGTAGTAGGAGCACCACTGACCCCCAACTCG
- the DMAP1 gene encoding DNA methyltransferase 1-associated protein 1 isoform X2, which produces MATGADVRDILELGGVESENTGTINKKDIINSDKKKSKKSSETLTFKRPEGMHREVYALLYSDKKDAPPLLPSDTTQGYRTVKAKLGSKKVRPWKWMPFTNPARKDGAMFYHWRRAAEEGKDYPFARFNKTVQVPVYSEQEYQMYLHDDAWTKAETDHLFDLARRFDLRFVVIHDRYDHQQFKKRSVEDLKERYYHICAKLANIRAAPGTDLKIPVFDAGHERRRKEQLERLYNRTPEQVAEEEYLIQELRKIETRKKEREKRTQDLQKLITAADTTTEQRRAERKAPKKKLPQKKETEKPAVPETAGIKFPDFKSAGVTLRSQRMKLPSSVGQKKIKALEQMLMELGVDLNPMPTEEIVQMFNELRSDLVLLYELKQAFANCEYELQMLRHRYEALAKAGSIGPLSVEGTHPDGQAGLGIEEGKGDAKDQIIDVVGAPLTPNSHTAQRRSFFPLPSVSGQLHSFRLPLFLPRPTP; this is translated from the exons ATGGCGACGGGTGCAGATGTGCGGGATATCCTGGAGCTGGGCGGTGTAGAGTCGGAGAACACAGGCACCATCAACAAAAAGGATATCATCAACTCGGACAAG aaaaaatccAAGAAATCTTCAGAGACATTAACATTTAAGAGACCAGAAGGAATGCACCGAGAAGTTTATGCACTCCTCTACTCTGACAAAAA GGATGCACCTCCACTGCTGCCAAGTGATACAACTCAGGGTTATCGAACAGTCAAAGCAAAACTGGGGTCCAAGAAAGTCCGGCCTTGGAAGTGGATGCCTTTCACCAACCCAGCGAGAAAAGATGGCGCAATGTTCTACCACTGGaggagagcagcagaggaagggaaggacTACCCTTTTGCCAGGTTCAATAAA ACAGTGCAGGTACCTGTCTACTCGGAGCAGGAGTACCAGATGTATCTCCATGATGATGCGTGGACCAAAGCTGAGACAGACCACCTCTTTGACCTGGCTCGGCGTTTTGATCTGCGCTTTGTGGTGATTCATGACCGCTATGATCACCAGCAGTTCAAG AAAAGATCAGTGGAGGACCTAAAGGAACGATATTATCACATCTGTGCCAAGTTGGCTAATATTCGTGCAGCGCCGGGCACAGACTTGAAAATCCCAGTCTTCGATGCTGGCCATGAGAGGCGAAGGAAGGAACAACTGGAAAGACTGTATAATAGGACACCAGAGCAG GTGGCAGAAGAAGAATACCTGATCCAGGAGCTCCGCAAAATTGAAaccaggaagaaagagagagaaaagagaaccCAAGACCTACAGAAGCTCATCACAGCTGCTGACACCACCACTGAGCAGAGACGTGCTGAGCGCAAGGCTCCCAAGAAGAAACTGCCAcagaagaaagagacagagaagcct GCTGTTCCTGAGACTGCTGGCATCAAGTTTCCTGACTTCAAATCTGCAGGTGTCACGCTGCGAAGCCAGAGG ATGAAACTGCCAAGCTCGGTGGGACAGAAGAAGATTAAAGCCCTGGAGCAGATGCTGATGGAACTCGGAGTAG ATCTCAACCCTATGCCCACAGAGGAGATCGTGCAGATGTTCAATGAGCTGCGGAGCGACCTGGTGCTGCTGTATGAGCTGAAGCAAGCCTTTGCCAACTGTGAATACGAGCTGCAGATGTTACGGCACCGCTATGAAGCCCTGGCCAAAGCTGGTAGTATTGGCCCCCTCAGTGTGGAAGGCACTCATCCAGATGGCCAGGcagggctcggcatcgaggagggcaaGGGAGATGCCAAGGACCAGATCATTGATGTAGTAGGAGCACCACTGACCCCCAACTCG
- the DMAP1 gene encoding DNA methyltransferase 1-associated protein 1 isoform X3: MATGADVRDILELGGVESENTGTINKKDIINSDKKKSKKSSETLTFKRPEGMHREVYALLYSDKKDAPPLLPSDTTQGYRTVKAKLGSKKVRPWKWMPFTNPARKDGAMFYHWRRAAEEGKDYPFARFNKTVQVPVYSEQEYQMYLHDDAWTKAETDHLFDLARRFDLRFVVIHDRYDHQQFKKRSVEDLKERYYHICAKLANIRAAPGTDLKIPVFDAGHERRRKEQLERLYNRTPEQVAEEEYLIQELRKIETRKKEREKRTQDLQKLITAADTTTEQRRAERKAPKKKLPQKKETEKPAVPETAGIKFPDFKSAGVTLRSQRMKLPSSVGQKKIKALEQMLMELGVDLNPMPTEEIVQMFNELRSDLVLLYELKQAFANCEYELQMLRHRYEALAKAGSIGPLSVEGTHPDGQAGLGIEEGKGDAKDQIIDVVGAPLTPNSVRRKVGGAEQGALRSPTQMP; encoded by the exons ATGGCGACGGGTGCAGATGTGCGGGATATCCTGGAGCTGGGCGGTGTAGAGTCGGAGAACACAGGCACCATCAACAAAAAGGATATCATCAACTCGGACAAG aaaaaatccAAGAAATCTTCAGAGACATTAACATTTAAGAGACCAGAAGGAATGCACCGAGAAGTTTATGCACTCCTCTACTCTGACAAAAA GGATGCACCTCCACTGCTGCCAAGTGATACAACTCAGGGTTATCGAACAGTCAAAGCAAAACTGGGGTCCAAGAAAGTCCGGCCTTGGAAGTGGATGCCTTTCACCAACCCAGCGAGAAAAGATGGCGCAATGTTCTACCACTGGaggagagcagcagaggaagggaaggacTACCCTTTTGCCAGGTTCAATAAA ACAGTGCAGGTACCTGTCTACTCGGAGCAGGAGTACCAGATGTATCTCCATGATGATGCGTGGACCAAAGCTGAGACAGACCACCTCTTTGACCTGGCTCGGCGTTTTGATCTGCGCTTTGTGGTGATTCATGACCGCTATGATCACCAGCAGTTCAAG AAAAGATCAGTGGAGGACCTAAAGGAACGATATTATCACATCTGTGCCAAGTTGGCTAATATTCGTGCAGCGCCGGGCACAGACTTGAAAATCCCAGTCTTCGATGCTGGCCATGAGAGGCGAAGGAAGGAACAACTGGAAAGACTGTATAATAGGACACCAGAGCAG GTGGCAGAAGAAGAATACCTGATCCAGGAGCTCCGCAAAATTGAAaccaggaagaaagagagagaaaagagaaccCAAGACCTACAGAAGCTCATCACAGCTGCTGACACCACCACTGAGCAGAGACGTGCTGAGCGCAAGGCTCCCAAGAAGAAACTGCCAcagaagaaagagacagagaagcct GCTGTTCCTGAGACTGCTGGCATCAAGTTTCCTGACTTCAAATCTGCAGGTGTCACGCTGCGAAGCCAGAGG ATGAAACTGCCAAGCTCGGTGGGACAGAAGAAGATTAAAGCCCTGGAGCAGATGCTGATGGAACTCGGAGTAG ATCTCAACCCTATGCCCACAGAGGAGATCGTGCAGATGTTCAATGAGCTGCGGAGCGACCTGGTGCTGCTGTATGAGCTGAAGCAAGCCTTTGCCAACTGTGAATACGAGCTGCAGATGTTACGGCACCGCTATGAAGCCCTGGCCAAAGCTGGTAGTATTGGCCCCCTCAGTGTGGAAGGCACTCATCCAGATGGCCAGGcagggctcggcatcgaggagggcaaGGGAGATGCCAAGGACCAGATCATTGATGTAGTAGGAGCACCACTGACCCCCAACTCGGTGAGAAGGAAGGTTGGGGGGGCAGAACAGGGAGCGCTCAGGTCTCCGACGCAGATGCCCTGA